CAACATTGCAAGGCTGTTAACTTTTCAACATGTTCATGTTGGAGGTTTACTTTTGCGTGCAAGAAAGGTACTTAAAGTAAAAGCTGTTTACATGCAGCACTATTACTGCATCTCTACCTATTTCTCCATATGATTATTGCACAGTTGTGGTGTAAAACATGATAGCACAAAAACTTGGCTTATCACTAGTGCAAACCCTCTCCAGCTCCTGGTAGCTCTGTCAAATTaagaattaagatttaaaaaaagaaagaacttTTCATACATGTGTGGCTGGAGGGTCAGAAATTAAATTGaatcataaataaacaaataaaaacaataaatacaaaatacaaactcaatgtaaaaaaaataaataaataaattacctTAGACCAAATAAAGTAGtgcaatcaaacaaaaacaatggcaaCAGTGGTTCAGATATCTACCAGATCTCAAACTGAACTAACAAATGAGGTATTTTTTTGCCAGGAACACTAGCCTGTCAACATTTTCTGGCTTCAGTGTTGCCCTGCTGCATGTATCAATATTGCCACCTGTGCTAAATGCACGCTCAGAGGGAGAGCTTATGGATGGGGTACTCAAGTACTTCTTAGCCAAGTGGCTAATCCATGGAAACTGGGTACAGTGGAGATGCCACCATTCCAGAGGATTTGactcactgtcagctgtcaccATGAACAGGTAACCATCTAGCTCAGACTCTGGACCCTGCTTTAGTAAGGCACCACAGACACTGCcatgttttttgaaaaaactGGCTAGGCTGTGCTTGGGTTTCTTTGCTTGCGCAGTAGCCTGGAAGAGTAGCTTCTATGTCTGTTGGACCCACTGTGGGAGAAGCTGAGAAGGCAGAGGCAGTGGCTGTCAGCTCCTCCAAGGCCACAATCTCAGTTGCTGCTCtcttcttcacctcctccagctTCTCATCAGTCTTGTAGGAGGCTTTAAATCTCGGGTCCAGAAACGTTGCCACGGTCAGCAGCTCATCAGTCCCTGGAtcactgtatttttcatttagGTAATCCAAGACCTTCTTCTTGATATCCTCGCTGAGCCCTGCTTTGTCCTCTTTTGGCTTCAAGATATCTGAATTTAGTAGGTGGAGGACTGGCTTCACATATGAGACGCTTACATATTCCTCCCCTGATAGGGCATCAGTGAAATCTTGTAGTGGTTTTAAGGCTTCAGTGATGGTCTCCAACACCTGAATGTCTTGCCAAGCGGGTAGAAGGTGCCTTGTCTTTGGATCTGTAGCTAGCACTTGTGTGGTGGCCTTTTCATGCTCCAGGACCCTCTCCATCATCTTGACATGGGATCCCCACCTTGTAGAAGATTCTGTGTTAAGGTTGTGGACAGGCAAATTCATCTCGGTCTGTGCAGTGGTTAGGGCTTTCCGCTTTTTCCAGCTGTAGGAAAACGTGcttaccacttttttgcataCACCTGTGGCTCTTGCAACTTGCACATCATTTTGGACACTCCTCTCTGGCAAGTAATAAgaaggaataaaaatattactttaaaagtGTATCATTAAAATTAAGATTAACAAAACAAGATACAAATTCTTTTTGTATCAACTACTGATAATAGCCTGTAACAAGTCTGacaaactgatttttaaattttaaagtctAACGATGAAACTGTCATTTTCAGGAACTGTAGCTTTTGCAATTTGTGTGTTCTGTGTTCAGGTTTACCTAAAAGTTACAAATTAATTACAGGAAACGTATCAGTGTTTGCTCTACTACAATGACTAATAAGAGTTAGCTTCtatactttattcatttatttgatttatttaatctttcAAGTTAAGTGGAACCTGTACTGGCCGAGACAGAATTAACGAATTGAGTGATAAAAGTATGGTTTATAATCATTAATGGTTGAGCAATTAAATTCACCACTTAAAGTGGTTCCAAAATTAACCCTATATTTACCAGATACAAAGCAATAATGCATCACCAACTAAATGTTATAGCTTAACTGAAGGATACTATATCTTTATTTTGGTGAAATGTTCATTACCTTTAtctaagaaaaaatatatattcaaagATTCAGTATACTTGTGATTGCCTAATTACATGTTAGCATTATTAATAGGTTgtatcacattttagtctttgagGTTTGATCATAGACACTTACCTATAGCGATGTGCAGGCTGTGTCCAAAACAGGGTAGCCTGGTCCACTTGTTGAGCTGCAGTGCTCTCACCATATTTGCACCACTGTCTGTGGTCATGCACACCAGACGAGCCTCGTCTAAGCCCCAGGCAGACAGTGCTTCCTTTAGCCCATTTGCTATTATTTCACTAGTGTGCTCGTCTGGGAAAAATTAGGTTTGAGGGCATGTGCTGCGCAGATTCCAGTCATTATCAATATAGTGTATTGTGAGGCTGATGTATGGCTCGGTGGTGCGGCTGGACCACAAATCAGCAGTGGCTGAGAAAGCTTGCAGGTGGCAgatgtcttttaatttttttttccctacaCTCCATGTAGAGTCCTGGCAGACACCTTTGGCTGAAATATGTCCGCCCAGGCAGCTGGTATCTTGGGTCCAAGACAAGCACCATGTTCTTGAATCCCTCCCTTTCCACTGTCTGGATCGGCACCATGTCCATAGCGATGTATTTTGCGACAGCCTTTGTGACATCTCTCCATTTCTTGCTGCTACTTTTTGCTCTCGTAGCTTCCTTGTACTCAGGGACATGCATGGTTCAGAGGTGATGAAACAAATTACTTGTGTTAACGCCTTTGGCTGACACAGCACGATGGCACATCTTGCAAATTACAGTAGTTTGTTCTGTGTCAGACGTTTTTTGGCCGAACCAGTTCCAAATAACGGAGGAGGTATTTCCTTTTTTCGGCACCAGTTTTTCCAAGCCAGTCTCCCCATCTGGTTTGGAAACGTTGCACACTGAGTAGCTGATAATAGTGGCCTCTCTTAGCAGTGTTTTGACATGCTGTTTCTTAGCTTTCTGCACGCGGGATAAATGTTTACTTCCTCTAGTAAGCAACATCACTGACTCGGCATCATCGGCCTTAAAGGTGTATGCGCGTTTACTTGTAAGAATGGCGGTAGCAAAGCAAAAACGTGATCTCTCACTATGTTGGGAGAAATAAATCTCCCAAAAGCAAGCGCTTGGCCCAAATTATATGTAATGTCATGTGTTACAACAATAGTGTAATGTTTTAAGTATGTGTCTCCCCCTTTTGGTTATTGGAGGTAACTGAATTTCTGTAGTGTAGCTTGCCATCAGTTCTGATTGGTTCCTTTGGTCATGTGATGTAGCTGTCACAGTAGAAGCTGTAGTTGGGAGACATTGCCATCTGCAGGGCAGCCTGTTTCATCAGCTGCCTTTCTTTCCTTCCCCGTTTCTGAAAGCATCGCTTGtaagtttatttttacttgtgGCTTATTATATTGATGCatctttgttgtttatgttttatattgCTGTAAATCAAAATTTAGAAGCGAGCTAATGATGCTAACTGAGAGATAGCCGTGTATGATACTAGTTTTTTCCTATGCTAGTTTTGATAGCTTTAACTGTGCATTAATACAGCACGGCTACTAATTTGTGTTAAATTAATGACTGTTTGCAGTGTTTCAGTTATATATGAACCGAATTTCTGATTGATATTCTTGTACAGTATATTTATGCATACATGCATATTTTTGTATGCATGTATGATGTGTATTTAATTGCATCATATAACTGATACAGAactatttgtattttttcagttttacaaaatataaatgaatgaGAATGACAGCAACAGTAAAGACCTTGCAACTTGACTCCAGCTTCTGACGTCTCTTCAGTCTGTTAACTATATGTCAATTTGTGTACAGACAATCACACACATTGAGGACAGAATATGTAACAATGCTTTTACAGCGGTAATTACGGTATTGCAAAATCCGTTTTGTGGCAACATATTATACCGGTGACGGTGATGACACCGGTTTACCACCCACCTCTAGTAGGACTCAGGAAACCAAATTCAGATGTGATGTTTAGTCTTACCTGAGCAGATCACCTCAAGGCCCCCGTAGCTGGAATAAGATCCATGatttaaacactgaaacagaGAAGACGTTGTCTGGACACAGGAAGCTCTGATCCACCACACTGCTCTTCTGTTCTCATGTCTCACTGCTCTTGTTGAAACAGCAGAACCACATTTCAGAATTGTACAGACTacagctgcagacctctggTCCCAGTCAGAACCCTTCTCTCTCAAAGGTTTCCACTCTTCCTTGAGTTTCATCTCCAGTGTTCCTGCACACCGGCTGGGCTCTCCCACCAACCTGATATAATCTGGATCTAAACAGACAAGAACAGAATTATTAAAAGAAGGAAACTAGTGAGTCAAATCAAAGCTACATCTGCTCTCTTACTTTCACAGGAGAGTCCAACAGCTTTACCAGGTGAGCTGGTGTTTCTACCTGAGCCAGATCCTCCACAGTCCAGGAGAGCAGACTCGTTACCTTCACACTGGAACTTCTTAGTCCAGTACGGAGCCTCCCCTTCTCCAAACATTCCCCCCTTCAAGACTGAAGGAGCCCCACAGCCCAGCTCCCTGCAGACCACCTGAGCACCCTGCAGGTCCAAGTCCTCCTCACACACTGGGGGCCAGCGCTGGTCAGATTTCACCTCCAGTCTGCCTGAACACAGACCAGTCCCATTCACCAGTCTGACCGAGTCTGTGGAGATttcaggagagagacagagaactTGATCACAATCTAAAACCAGTCCTTTCTCTTCACTGGTTCCTGTCCAAGCTCAGCTGTAGGAGGATGGTAACAGGCTCAGACAAGGATCCTGTTCTTCACTGAACAAGATTCACAACAGAGCAGATGGTGGGAGGAAGTTATCCACATGTACTTGCGAGTAGAACTGCCTACATTTCAAGCTTTAtttaaaatccattaaaaacaattttctttgaatttctgTTTCCTAAAAAAAGCTGTTTCAGCTCCACAATGATGGACTCCAGACCACCTGTTTgatgataaaatgtctttttctcacatttgctGTTATCAAAGTGTTTCTGAATGAGCACAGCTCTTTCAAtaatgtttctctttttcaacTCTAACTCACACTTTACCATTACAGAGGTAGAAACAAGGTCTAAAGGCAACAATAGTTACCACTCATTCAAATGGGAATTTCTGGACAAGAGAACGGAGAAGAGAAAATAAGCAGGACATGTTCATATGAGACTCTGTTAACATAGTGATGTGAatgaaaaacattcagaaagaTTTGGCCACTAATGTGTTAATACTGATACCTGAGCAGGTGATTTCCAGCCTATAAGTGTTGATCCAATCCGCTTTTGCAACACATTCCTTTAATGTAGATTTAGACTCTACACAATCAGGGTTGATCCGCCACGCAGATCTGTAAGAGGATTCCTTTATCCGTTTAGATGAAACAGCAGATCCACAGTCGAGTCTTCTACAAATCACAGCTGTGACCTTTAGATTCCAGGGATGGGGAGGAGGATCCACTGGTCTCCACTCTCCATGGTGTTTCCACTCTAGTCTACCAGAGCAGGTGCTGGATCCTCCCACCAACCGGATTTCATCATCAGGGTCTGAGCAAAGACAAGGAAATAGTTGAGAAAAGACAAAGGGGGTCTACTTCACCTCTTCTCCAGTAAATCTACAGTAAGTTGTGGAGTCCCTCAGAACTCAAAGCTCAGCCCCGTTCTCTTCTcagctttacattttcacatcaaCTTCAATAATCCACACACACAATATCTTTACCActgtaaagcctgatttatgcttctgcgtcgcCGTTGACCATTTAAAGTTCTGCGTTGAGGGAATGTGTCACACTGCAATTCACCGCCATGACGCTAGGAgagtgtggctgtgtgtgtgtgtgtgtgtggtttcagaggggtcacatccgaGCGGCTGTGTTGCTCTCCGCTGAACTGgacgtctgtttttaatgaaagagtggATGCTTGGGTGTGTGATTTCAACCAGTTGTCGATATTACATGTTGTTTGCACAGAAGCACAAACCAGAGGTTgtgctggacttttttgttgtccttcactcctttaaaatcccactggttccatcctgacagagagcttcatacagcacacactcATGTGTCACAGcgctgagacaagttggagagatggagaataactttttaattccgtctctgttatgacctgtgagtaggttCCACacatatgcctttatctgttatatttccatgactGATATCATGGAAACTGCGGTGTTAaagtgtggtttcagagggagagagagagagaggagggtcgGGTGGAGGTGAGCGAGCGAgggagaataaagcaacaggcattgatctgaatcatcattcacccatctcttgttatatttccatggttgaaatccacatgataaatgagcaaactttggtgtttaaagtgatgttTCAGTGGTGAGCAAATGGGTTGGAAGCAACGGGAACTGTTTTGAATTATCAGTCACCTTGGACACATACGAAATTTTGTATAAAATTGAACCTGTTacgaaaaaaacaggaaataaaatgaaaatttcggcatcagtgtgcagacatgattagaacaacatgaaacaggcTCACTGTGCAAAGGCCTCTGCATGCCAACCTGTGTACTGAAACacctgcaggctgcagcagcctctctgtGCGCTGTCAGCACGGAGAccgatattaaaaaaaaagcaactgcTGGAAATGACGTTTTGAACgtaccaatcacagcccttgtgGTCCGCGCTGCCCCGACGCATAGTTAGAATGTTTTGGAGGTGCGCGTCAGGCTACGGCGTAGGGGTCCGCGTCGACACAGAGGGCTACGCGTAGCTACACCGTTGACGCtacacag
This window of the Cheilinus undulatus linkage group 11, ASM1832078v1, whole genome shotgun sequence genome carries:
- the LOC121517361 gene encoding scavenger receptor cysteine-rich type 1 protein M130-like; the protein is MRTGSLVDGLLTEGESYTAAPDDVRLVGGASRCAGILERRDGGDWRAVNVSLSEWNLTSAETLCRQLDCGSVLSVGRPENSSRTEPASYSRNLQITCSDPDDEVQLVGGSSTCSESKSTLKECVIPVDLSSSSGLEITCSDSVRLVNGTGLCSGRLEVRSEQRWSPVCEEDLDLQGAQVVCRELGCGAPSVLKGGMFGEVEAPFWTKKFQCEGHESALLDCPDSGLTGNTCPPATAVGLTCSDPDDEIRLVGGSSTCSGRLEWKHHGEWRPVDPPPHPWNLKVTADSVRLVNGTGLCSGRLEVKSDQRWPPVCEEDLDLQGAQVVCRELGCGAPSVLKGGMFGEGEAPYWTKKFQCEGNESALLDCGGSGSGRNTSSPGKAVGLSCENYIRLVGEPSRCAGTLEMKLKEEWKPLREKGSDWDQRSAAVVCTILKCGSAVSTRACLNHGSYSSYGGLEVICSDEHTSEIIANGLKEALSAWGLDEARLVCMTTDSGANMVRALQLNKWTRLPCFGHSLHIAIESSTRWGSHVKMMERVLEHEKATTQVLATDPKTRHLLPAWQDIQVLETITEALKPLQDFTDALSGEEYVSVSYVKPVLHLLNSDILKPKEDKAGLSEDIKKKVLDYLNEKYSDPGTDELLTVATFLDPRFKASYKTDEKLEEVKKRAATEIVALEELTATASAFSASPTVGPTDIEATLPGYCANLLEKPNITFSFSTDGASKATPQGYQALIGTSFNITCSIKPQYEGGDFQLIFSDSITTQSYTQTAVNHSAHFLFPPANQSHGGQYSCVYHLHVFSHNFSSESQTLSLAVGDPLRDLIIRCVVLIGALLIYDIALYCYYKVKTKRQPPVLNNEINVEMQILTIPQVST